A portion of the Aquicoccus sp. G2-2 genome contains these proteins:
- the hpaE gene encoding 5-carboxymethyl-2-hydroxymuconate semialdehyde dehydrogenase, whose translation MSDLKSNIAKAEAYIARFNKNGVMNRIGGKDCPAASGATFDNHSPVDEAFLCKVAKSGADDIDAAAKAAQAAFPAWRDLPAAERKKILHKIADGIEARAEEIAFAECLDTGQALRFMAKAALRGAANFRFFGDKAPAARDGQALPSPTLINITTRVPIGPVGVITPWNTPFMLSTWKIAPALAAGCTVVHKPAEFSPITARILMEIAEESGLPPGVWNLVNGFGEDAGRALTEHPLIKAIAFVGESNTGSMIMKQGADTLKRVHFELGGKNPVIVFDDADLERALDAAIFMIYSLNGERCTSSSRLLVQDSVAEKFTAKLKARVDNIRVGHPLDPKTEVGPLIHKTHFDKVTSYFEVAKADGAEIACGGERVGDKGYFVRPTLFTGAAQTMRIANEEIFGPVLTMLTFETEEEALEMANAVQYGLTGYVWTNDLTRALRFTEKLEAGMIWVNSENVRHLPTPFGGVKASGIGRDGGDWSFEFYMEQKHIGLATGQHRIPQLGV comes from the coding sequence ATGTCTGACCTGAAAAGCAATATTGCCAAGGCGGAAGCCTATATCGCACGGTTCAACAAGAACGGCGTAATGAACCGGATCGGCGGCAAGGATTGCCCAGCCGCGTCGGGCGCGACATTCGACAATCATTCGCCGGTGGACGAGGCGTTTCTGTGCAAGGTTGCCAAGTCGGGGGCGGACGACATAGACGCAGCTGCGAAAGCCGCACAGGCGGCATTTCCCGCATGGCGCGACCTGCCAGCGGCGGAGCGCAAGAAGATCCTGCACAAGATCGCCGACGGGATCGAAGCGCGCGCCGAGGAGATCGCTTTTGCCGAATGCCTCGATACCGGGCAGGCACTGCGCTTCATGGCGAAGGCGGCGCTGCGCGGGGCGGCAAATTTCCGGTTCTTTGGCGACAAGGCACCGGCGGCGCGTGACGGGCAGGCGTTGCCCAGCCCGACATTGATCAACATCACCACACGGGTGCCAATCGGGCCGGTGGGGGTGATTACGCCGTGGAACACGCCGTTCATGCTTTCGACATGGAAGATTGCGCCGGCGCTGGCGGCGGGCTGTACCGTGGTTCACAAACCGGCGGAGTTTTCCCCGATTACAGCGCGTATCCTGATGGAGATTGCAGAAGAATCCGGCCTGCCGCCGGGTGTGTGGAACCTTGTCAACGGGTTTGGAGAGGACGCCGGGCGCGCGCTCACCGAGCATCCTTTGATCAAGGCGATTGCCTTTGTCGGGGAAAGCAATACCGGCTCAATGATCATGAAGCAGGGGGCGGATACGCTTAAACGGGTGCATTTCGAGTTGGGCGGCAAAAACCCGGTTATCGTGTTCGATGATGCCGATCTGGAGCGTGCGCTTGATGCGGCGATTTTCATGATTTATTCGCTGAACGGTGAACGCTGCACGTCGTCCTCGCGGCTGTTGGTGCAAGATTCGGTTGCTGAAAAGTTTACCGCCAAGTTGAAAGCGCGGGTGGATAATATTCGCGTTGGTCATCCGCTTGACCCTAAAACCGAAGTTGGCCCACTTATTCACAAGACCCATTTTGACAAGGTGACCAGCTATTTCGAGGTGGCAAAGGCCGATGGGGCCGAGATTGCCTGTGGCGGTGAGCGGGTCGGCGACAAGGGGTATTTCGTGCGCCCGACGCTGTTTACCGGGGCGGCGCAGACGATGCGGATTGCCAATGAAGAGATTTTCGGCCCGGTGCTGACCATGCTGACCTTCGAGACGGAAGAGGAGGCGCTTGAGATGGCCAATGCGGTGCAATACGGGCTGACCGGCTATGTCTGGACCAATGACCTGACCCGTGCGCTGCGCTTTACCGAGAAGCTGGAAGCGGGCATGATCTGGGTCAATTCCGAGAATGTCCGCCATTTGCCGACGCCGTTTGGCGGGGTCAAAGCCTCGGGTATTGGCCGCGATGGTGGCGACTGGAGCTTTGAGTTCTACATGGAGCAGAAACATATCGGGCTGGCCACCGGGCAGCACCGCATTCCGCAACTGGGTGTGTGA
- a CDS encoding 5-carboxymethyl-2-hydroxymuconate isomerase — MPHFSIEYSANLEQMVDMAALCDHLRRAAVATGVFPMPGVRVRAFRADHVSIADGDAKHAFLDLSIRLRGGRSAEEKARATREMFAALEGFMAPALAKHSIALSIEMRDIDPALSPKTGTIRDHLPATGMAEKES; from the coding sequence ATGCCACATTTCAGCATCGAGTATTCGGCCAATCTGGAACAGATGGTGGATATGGCCGCACTTTGTGACCATCTGCGCCGTGCCGCAGTTGCAACCGGCGTGTTTCCGATGCCGGGCGTGCGGGTGCGGGCGTTTCGGGCCGATCATGTCTCGATAGCCGATGGTGATGCGAAACACGCGTTTCTTGATCTGTCGATTCGGCTGCGCGGCGGGCGCAGCGCCGAAGAAAAGGCCCGTGCAACGCGCGAGATGTTCGCCGCGCTGGAGGGGTTCATGGCCCCCGCATTGGCAAAGCATTCCATCGCGCTTTCGATTGAGATGCGCGATATCGACCCCGCGTTGAGCCCGAAAACGGGCACGATCAGAGACCACCTGCCTGCAACGGGCATGGCAGAGAAAGAGAGCTGA
- the metG gene encoding methionine--tRNA ligase, which translates to MARHLITSAIPYINGIKHLGNLVGSQLPADLFARYQRARGHEVLFLCATDEHGTPAELAAAKAGKPVAEYCAEMHAVQSEIAEGFRLSFDHFGRSSSPQNHKLTQHFAGSLADQGLIAEVSETQMYSKADGRFLPDRYIEGTCPNCGFESARGDQCDNCTKQLDPVDLINPHSTISGSTDLEMRETKHLSLLQSKMKDELEAWIDSKADWPVLTTSIAKKWLNDGDGLKDRGITRDLDWGIPVKRGTEDWPGMEGKVFYVWFDAPIEYIACGSEWVEAGKGSDWERWWRTDKGADDVTYTQFMGKDNVPFHTLSFPATILGSREPWKLVDYIKSFNYLNYDGGQFSTSRGRGVFMDQALEILPADYWRWWLLSHAPESSDAEFTWENFQVSVNKDLADVLGNFVSRVTKFCRSKFGEAVPEGGAYGAAEAALIEELSGRVRAYGAHMEAMEVRKSAQELRAIWAAGNEYLQVAAPWATFKEDPAQAGAQIRLALNLIRLYAVLSSPFIPDAAATLATALNLGEMDWPDDVGAALGALAPGHEFAVPDNLFAKISDEQREDWQERFAGTRN; encoded by the coding sequence ATGGCACGCCATCTTATCACTTCGGCCATCCCTTATATCAATGGCATCAAGCATCTGGGCAATTTGGTGGGCTCGCAACTTCCGGCGGACCTTTTTGCGCGGTATCAGCGGGCGCGCGGCCATGAGGTTCTGTTCCTCTGTGCCACCGATGAGCACGGCACACCGGCGGAACTGGCTGCGGCCAAGGCGGGCAAGCCGGTGGCCGAATACTGCGCCGAAATGCACGCCGTGCAGAGCGAGATTGCTGAGGGGTTCCGGCTTTCGTTCGATCATTTCGGGCGCTCATCCAGCCCGCAGAACCACAAGCTGACGCAGCATTTCGCCGGGAGCCTTGCCGATCAGGGCCTGATCGCGGAAGTGAGCGAAACGCAGATGTATTCCAAGGCCGATGGCCGGTTCCTGCCGGATCGTTATATCGAAGGCACCTGCCCGAATTGCGGGTTCGAGAGTGCGCGTGGCGATCAGTGCGACAATTGCACCAAGCAGCTTGACCCGGTTGACCTTATCAACCCGCATTCGACGATTTCCGGGTCTACCGATTTGGAGATGCGCGAGACCAAGCATCTGTCGCTGTTGCAATCGAAGATGAAGGACGAGCTGGAAGCGTGGATTGATTCCAAGGCTGACTGGCCGGTGCTGACCACGTCGATTGCGAAGAAATGGCTTAATGATGGCGATGGGCTCAAGGATCGCGGGATCACCCGTGATTTGGATTGGGGCATTCCGGTGAAGCGCGGCACGGAAGACTGGCCGGGGATGGAAGGCAAGGTTTTCTATGTCTGGTTCGACGCGCCGATCGAATACATCGCCTGTGGCAGTGAGTGGGTCGAGGCGGGCAAGGGCAGTGATTGGGAACGCTGGTGGCGCACCGACAAGGGGGCCGACGACGTGACCTATACGCAGTTCATGGGCAAGGATAACGTACCGTTTCACACGCTGTCTTTCCCGGCCACGATCCTTGGGTCGCGTGAGCCGTGGAAGCTTGTCGATTACATCAAGTCGTTCAACTATCTGAATTACGATGGTGGCCAGTTCAGCACGTCGCGCGGGCGCGGGGTGTTCATGGATCAGGCGCTGGAAATCCTTCCGGCGGATTACTGGCGCTGGTGGTTGCTGAGCCACGCGCCAGAGAGTTCCGATGCAGAGTTCACATGGGAAAATTTTCAGGTGTCGGTCAACAAGGACTTGGCGGATGTGCTGGGTAACTTCGTTTCCCGCGTGACCAAGTTCTGCCGCTCCAAGTTCGGCGAAGCGGTGCCGGAGGGCGGCGCGTATGGGGCAGCAGAAGCGGCGCTTATCGAAGAGCTATCGGGCCGGGTGCGTGCTTATGGTGCGCATATGGAGGCGATGGAGGTGCGCAAGTCGGCGCAGGAATTGCGCGCAATCTGGGCGGCGGGGAATGAGTATCTTCAGGTTGCAGCCCCTTGGGCCACATTCAAGGAAGACCCCGCGCAGGCGGGGGCGCAAATCCGCCTCGCGCTTAACCTGATCCGGCTTTACGCGGTTCTGTCCTCGCCGTTTATCCCAGATGCAGCGGCGACGCTGGCGACGGCATTGAATCTTGGCGAGATGGACTGGCCGGATGATGTGGGCGCAGCCCTTGGTGCCTTGGCCCCGGGGCATGAGTTTGCCGTGCCGGACAACCTTTTTGCCAAGATCAGCGATGAGCAGCGCGAGGATTGGCAAGAGCGGTTTGCGGGAACCCGCAACTGA
- a CDS encoding LysR family transcriptional regulator — MHIEFRHLRTIRAIHQSGGLARAADTLGITQSALSHQIKGIEDQAGVELFVRRSKPLRLSAAGQRLLRTAEKVLPEIEALEGEFSGLREGSKGRMHIAIECHACFEWLFPVLEAFRKSWGDVDVDIRPGLAFDALPALMREDVDVVISSDPEDLPGVSFRPLFDYEPVFVASAAHPLAAKAFVEAEDLRGETLITYPVERTRLDAFTELLTPAKVEPRAVRQVELTAVILMLVASGRGVAVLPDWVLRELHHSTEYITRPLTETGLTKRLYAAIREEDADKPFMAHFLKLGREIPVRLQRKPVRV, encoded by the coding sequence ATGCATATCGAGTTTCGCCATCTGCGCACGATCCGGGCCATTCATCAGTCTGGTGGGCTGGCGCGGGCGGCGGACACGCTGGGAATTACGCAATCGGCGCTGTCGCATCAGATCAAGGGGATTGAGGATCAGGCCGGGGTGGAACTTTTTGTTCGCCGTTCCAAGCCTTTGCGGCTGAGTGCGGCGGGGCAAAGGCTGTTGCGTACAGCCGAAAAGGTGCTGCCGGAAATCGAAGCACTGGAAGGCGAATTCAGCGGTTTGCGCGAAGGCAGCAAGGGGCGGATGCATATCGCCATTGAATGTCACGCCTGTTTTGAGTGGCTGTTCCCGGTGCTGGAGGCATTCCGCAAAAGCTGGGGCGATGTCGATGTCGATATCCGCCCCGGTCTGGCGTTTGATGCGCTGCCCGCGTTGATGCGCGAGGATGTCGATGTGGTGATTTCGTCGGACCCGGAAGACTTGCCGGGGGTGAGTTTCCGTCCGCTGTTCGATTATGAGCCGGTCTTTGTGGCGTCCGCTGCGCATCCTCTGGCGGCCAAAGCCTTTGTCGAGGCCGAGGATCTTCGCGGTGAGACGTTGATCACTTACCCGGTGGAGCGCACCCGGCTGGATGCGTTCACCGAATTGCTGACGCCTGCGAAAGTGGAGCCACGGGCGGTGCGGCAGGTGGAATTGACCGCCGTGATCCTGATGCTGGTGGCGTCGGGGCGTGGTGTGGCGGTGTTGCCGGATTGGGTGTTGCGTGAATTGCACCACTCAACTGAATACATCACCCGACCTCTTACTGAGACGGGTCTGACCAAGCGGCTTTATGCGGCGATCCGCGAAGAGGATGCTGACAAGCCGTTCATGGCGCATTTTCTGAAGCTCGGGCGGGAGATACCCGTGCGGCTGCAACGCAAGCCTGTGCGCGTGTGA
- the metF gene encoding methylenetetrahydrofolate reductase [NAD(P)H], producing MMPPKISFEFFPPQNLEGSFRLWDTINTLAPLQPRFVSVTYGAGGTTRDLTHEAVRTINRATGLNTAAHLTCVAASRAETLEIAENYAAAGITEIVALRGDPPKGEGRFAPHPEGFANSVELIEALARPGKFTLRVGAYPDTHPEARSTVDDINWLKAKLDAGADEAITQFFFEAESFLRFRDACAKAGIDKPVIPGILPIENWKGARNFATRCGTSIPAWLDDAFAKAQRDDREDLLATALCTELCSDLIDEGVDSLHFYTLNRPELTRDVCHALGVTPKVALQNVA from the coding sequence ATCATGCCGCCGAAAATTTCATTCGAATTCTTCCCGCCGCAAAACCTCGAAGGCTCATTTCGCCTGTGGGACACGATTAACACGCTCGCGCCGCTGCAACCGCGCTTCGTCTCGGTCACCTATGGTGCGGGCGGCACCACCCGCGACCTCACGCATGAGGCAGTACGCACCATCAACCGCGCGACCGGCCTTAACACCGCCGCTCATCTTACCTGTGTCGCCGCCAGCCGCGCCGAGACGCTTGAGATCGCGGAAAATTACGCCGCCGCCGGAATCACCGAAATCGTTGCCCTGCGTGGTGATCCGCCCAAGGGTGAAGGCCGCTTTGCCCCGCATCCAGAAGGATTCGCCAATTCGGTCGAACTGATCGAAGCCCTTGCGCGGCCCGGAAAATTCACCCTGCGCGTCGGCGCCTATCCCGATACCCACCCCGAAGCGCGCTCGACCGTCGACGATATAAACTGGCTCAAAGCCAAGCTTGATGCTGGTGCGGACGAGGCAATCACCCAGTTTTTCTTTGAGGCCGAAAGCTTCCTGCGGTTCCGCGACGCCTGTGCCAAGGCGGGAATCGACAAACCCGTCATCCCCGGCATCCTGCCGATTGAAAACTGGAAAGGCGCACGCAATTTCGCCACCCGCTGCGGCACCAGCATCCCTGCATGGCTCGATGATGCCTTCGCCAAGGCCCAGCGCGACGACCGCGAAGACCTGCTGGCAACCGCCCTTTGCACCGAACTCTGCTCGGACCTGATCGACGAGGGCGTGGATAGCTTGCACTTCTACACCCTGAACCGCCCCGAACTGACCCGCGATGTCTGCCACGCGCTTGGCGTCACGCCCAAGGTCGCCCTGCAAAACGTGGCGTAA
- a CDS encoding PaaI family thioesterase gives MPGYAESPEDLPTLDEIRSMSGLEFMQAITEGRLSGPPIGQTLNFRPTLIEKGRVIFTGTPEFKAMNPIGTVHGGWYGAILDSCMACAVQTAVPKGSSYTTLEYKVNIIRPIPIGTEVDAIGTVQHVGRSTGIANGEIRGKADGKLYATGSTTCIIMNLG, from the coding sequence ATGCCGGGCTACGCCGAATCCCCCGAAGACCTGCCGACGCTAGATGAAATCCGCTCGATGTCGGGGCTGGAATTCATGCAAGCCATCACCGAAGGCCGCCTCTCCGGCCCGCCTATCGGCCAAACGCTCAACTTCCGCCCGACCCTGATCGAAAAGGGCCGCGTCATCTTCACCGGCACGCCCGAATTCAAAGCGATGAACCCCATCGGCACCGTGCATGGCGGCTGGTATGGCGCCATCCTCGATAGCTGCATGGCCTGCGCGGTACAAACCGCCGTCCCCAAGGGCAGCAGCTATACCACGCTGGAATACAAGGTGAATATCATCCGCCCGATCCCCATCGGCACTGAGGTAGATGCCATCGGCACGGTGCAGCATGTCGGGCGCTCCACCGGCATCGCCAACGGGGAAATTCGCGGCAAGGCCGATGGCAAGCTTTACGCCACCGGCTCGACCACCTGTATCATCATGAATCTCGGCTAA
- a CDS encoding serine hydrolase domain-containing protein, translated as MAGSMMSAATLGFVPERLKRIDTWMARNRESGRYTGGSLLLLRGGEEAHFCVDGLRSVGRGEAYERDTIVRIYSMSKIVTSMALAMLMERGEVHLEAPVSDFIPEFAKPQALIGGAVRDDQTEPAAVPTLAQLLTHSSGLTYSFNPGLAARIYEREKVDFGPGRGVLADMCAHVAAQPLAFQPGMKWEYSVGLDVIGRVIEVITGKPLDDVLRTWILEPLGMKDTAFSVPKSKVGRFADCYWKTEDDPRALLDSGTDSSFAEDKVTMFSGGGGLVSTLDDYARFGEMIRRGGALDDQRLLSPMTMDFLRRNFLKGDIASMGAESFMEMPMNGMGFGIGGAVLLDPALARMPGSVGDFGWGGMASTYFWTDPVKELTCVYFTQLVPSSSYPSRMELKALVQAALID; from the coding sequence ATGGCTGGAAGTATGATGAGTGCTGCGACGTTGGGGTTTGTCCCTGAAAGGCTGAAGCGGATCGACACATGGATGGCGCGCAACCGGGAGAGCGGGCGTTATACCGGCGGGTCGCTGTTGCTGTTGCGCGGTGGTGAAGAAGCGCATTTCTGTGTTGATGGGCTACGCTCGGTCGGGCGTGGTGAGGCGTATGAGCGTGATACCATCGTGCGGATTTATTCGATGTCGAAGATCGTGACGTCGATGGCGCTGGCGATGCTGATGGAGCGCGGCGAGGTGCATCTGGAGGCGCCGGTAAGCGATTTCATCCCCGAATTTGCCAAGCCGCAGGCATTGATCGGCGGGGCGGTGCGCGATGATCAGACTGAACCCGCCGCGGTGCCGACGCTGGCGCAATTGCTGACCCATAGTTCGGGGCTGACTTATAGCTTCAACCCCGGCCTTGCGGCGCGGATATATGAGCGGGAAAAGGTTGATTTCGGGCCGGGGCGTGGCGTGTTGGCCGATATGTGCGCGCATGTGGCGGCGCAGCCATTGGCGTTCCAGCCGGGCATGAAATGGGAATATTCGGTCGGCCTTGACGTGATTGGCCGGGTGATCGAGGTGATTACCGGCAAGCCGCTTGATGATGTGCTGCGGACATGGATACTCGAGCCGCTGGGGATGAAAGACACGGCGTTTTCGGTGCCTAAATCGAAGGTGGGCCGGTTTGCCGATTGTTATTGGAAAACCGAGGACGACCCGCGCGCTTTGCTTGATTCAGGCACGGACAGTTCATTTGCCGAAGACAAGGTGACGATGTTTTCGGGCGGTGGCGGCTTGGTTTCTACGCTTGATGATTATGCCCGATTTGGCGAGATGATCCGACGCGGTGGGGCGCTGGATGATCAACGCCTGCTCAGCCCGATGACGATGGATTTTCTGCGGCGCAATTTCCTCAAGGGCGATATTGCCTCAATGGGGGCGGAGAGCTTCATGGAAATGCCGATGAACGGTATGGGGTTCGGTATTGGCGGCGCGGTGCTGCTTGATCCGGCGCTGGCGCGGATGCCCGGTTCGGTCGGGGATTTTGGTTGGGGCGGGATGGCGAGCACCTATTTCTGGACCGACCCGGTGAAAGAGCTGACCTGCGTTTATTTCACGCAACTGGTGCCAAGTTCTTCCTATCCGTCGCGGATGGAATTGAAGGCGCTGGTGCAGGCGGCGCTGATTGATTGA
- a CDS encoding ABC transporter ATP-binding protein: MSAMLEVSDLHAFYGKSHILQGVNFHVEEGEIVALLGRNGVGRSTTCKAVMGEVAPKGSVRFRGQELAGKPSYEIAKVGLGYVPENRDIFPGLTTRQNLTLGLKPGQKDGQGRWSMDMMFDEFENLRTRADIEASVLSGGEKQMLTMCRALMGDPDFIMIDEPTEGLAPKIVEQVGDMLQMIAGRGVSILLVEQKLTIALRVATRVYVMGHGQMVFEGTPDELMANEAVRKEWLEV; the protein is encoded by the coding sequence ATGAGCGCGATGCTGGAGGTCAGTGACCTGCACGCCTTCTATGGCAAGAGCCATATCCTTCAGGGGGTGAATTTCCATGTCGAGGAGGGTGAGATTGTCGCCCTTCTGGGGCGCAACGGGGTGGGGCGGTCCACCACCTGCAAGGCGGTGATGGGAGAGGTCGCGCCGAAAGGCTCGGTCAGATTCCGCGGTCAGGAGTTGGCGGGGAAGCCGTCTTACGAGATTGCCAAGGTGGGGTTGGGCTATGTGCCGGAAAACCGCGATATCTTCCCCGGCCTGACGACGCGGCAGAACCTGACACTTGGGTTGAAACCGGGGCAGAAGGACGGACAGGGGCGCTGGTCGATGGACATGATGTTCGACGAGTTCGAAAACCTGCGCACCCGCGCCGATATTGAGGCCTCGGTGCTGTCGGGGGGCGAAAAGCAGATGCTGACCATGTGCCGCGCGCTGATGGGTGACCCGGATTTCATCATGATCGACGAACCGACCGAAGGGTTGGCCCCAAAGATCGTCGAGCAGGTGGGTGACATGCTGCAAATGATCGCCGGGCGCGGCGTTTCGATCTTGCTGGTTGAACAGAAGCTGACGATTGCGCTGCGTGTTGCGACGCGGGTCTATGTGATGGGGCACGGACAAATGGTGTTCGAAGGCACGCCGGACGAGTTGATGGCGAATGAGGCCGTGCGCAAGGAATGGCTGGAAGTATGA
- a CDS encoding ATP-binding cassette domain-containing protein, which translates to MSTSAIELRNLEKSFGLAKIIQGVNLQIGKGERHAIIGPNGAGKSTLFNLITGKYVPTGGGVYMHGTKVSGMKPYQINRMGLSRSFQITNIFHNMTVFENVRCGLLWSMGYKYSFWQMVNRQRALSEKADEILEQINLTARRDMIAGALAYAEQRALEIGITIAGGRISSCWMNLARG; encoded by the coding sequence ATGAGCACGTCTGCCATCGAGCTGCGCAATCTGGAAAAGAGCTTTGGGCTTGCCAAGATCATTCAGGGCGTGAACCTGCAGATTGGAAAAGGCGAACGGCACGCGATCATTGGGCCGAATGGTGCGGGGAAATCGACGCTGTTCAACCTGATCACCGGGAAATATGTGCCCACGGGCGGCGGTGTTTACATGCATGGCACCAAAGTGTCGGGAATGAAGCCTTATCAGATCAACCGGATGGGGCTTTCGCGCAGTTTTCAGATCACCAACATCTTTCACAACATGACCGTGTTCGAGAACGTGCGCTGCGGGTTGTTGTGGAGCATGGGCTATAAATACAGCTTCTGGCAAATGGTGAACCGGCAGCGTGCGCTGAGCGAGAAAGCGGATGAAATTCTGGAGCAGATCAACCTGACGGCGCGGCGCGATATGATTGCAGGGGCACTGGCCTATGCCGAGCAACGCGCGCTGGAGATCGGGATTACCATCGCGGGGGGGCGAATATCATCATGTTGGATGAACCTTGCGCGGGGATGA
- a CDS encoding branched-chain amino acid ABC transporter permease codes for MSTSSNTPLTAGTRNLLPLKHVLPWVAAIVVLLLLPHIFDSRSALTIMNQMAITIVFALSYNMLLGQGGMLSFGHAVYMGLGGFFAMHILNWVETDELWLPLPLLPIFGGLFGLLFAFLIGSFSTRRAGTVFAMISLGVGELVASSALIIVMFFGGEEGISGDRTMGPPLLNWDFGPLYQVYYLTAFWLVLAALGMFLYSRTPIGRITNAVRDNEERAEFLGYSQRNVRWISFCASGFFAGIAGALFAINFEILTEENLNLVTSGNILLVTFLGGVGFFAGPIIGAIVFTLLQTVLSLYTEIWALYLGILFVATVMFFLRGWPGFWRCTGCRGSSAGRDYWWCLTPRCCCRHCWRSLAVLRRWRFCSTCAIRVWGIMKWIFMASPSTAIHHLPLALPLWRQRSGFSSPSGWHRG; via the coding sequence ATGAGCACATCGTCAAACACTCCGCTTACGGCGGGAACGCGCAATCTTCTTCCACTGAAGCATGTCTTGCCATGGGTGGCGGCCATCGTGGTTCTGCTGTTGTTGCCGCATATATTCGACAGCCGTTCGGCGCTGACGATCATGAACCAGATGGCGATCACCATCGTTTTCGCGCTGAGCTACAACATGCTGCTGGGGCAGGGCGGGATGCTGAGCTTTGGCCATGCCGTCTATATGGGGCTGGGCGGGTTTTTCGCCATGCACATCCTCAACTGGGTCGAGACCGACGAGCTTTGGCTGCCGTTGCCGCTGCTGCCGATTTTCGGCGGGCTTTTCGGGTTGCTGTTCGCGTTCCTGATCGGGTCGTTTTCGACCCGGCGGGCGGGCACGGTGTTTGCGATGATCTCGCTTGGTGTGGGGGAGCTTGTGGCATCGTCGGCGTTGATCATCGTGATGTTTTTCGGCGGTGAAGAGGGCATAAGCGGAGACCGCACCATGGGCCCGCCGCTGCTGAACTGGGATTTCGGGCCGCTTTATCAGGTCTATTACCTGACCGCGTTCTGGCTTGTGCTGGCGGCGCTGGGCATGTTCCTTTATTCGCGCACACCAATCGGGCGGATCACCAATGCGGTGCGTGACAATGAAGAACGCGCCGAATTTCTGGGCTACAGTCAGCGCAATGTGCGTTGGATCAGCTTTTGCGCATCGGGGTTTTTCGCCGGGATCGCAGGCGCGCTTTTTGCGATAAACTTTGAAATCCTGACCGAGGAGAACCTCAACCTTGTCACCAGCGGAAATATCCTGCTTGTGACGTTCCTTGGCGGGGTCGGGTTTTTCGCGGGGCCGATCATTGGCGCTATCGTGTTCACGCTGCTGCAAACGGTGCTGAGCCTCTATACGGAAATCTGGGCGCTTTATCTTGGGATTCTGTTTGTGGCGACGGTGATGTTTTTCCTTCGGGGCTGGCCGGGGTTCTGGCGATGCACCGGCTGCCGTGGAAGCTCGGCCGGGCGCGATTACTGGTGGTGCCTTACGCCAAGATGCTGCTGCCGGCATTGCTGGCGATCTTTGGCAGTGCTGCGGCGCTGGAGATTCTGTTCCACCTGCGCAATTCGGGTGTGGGGGATAATGAAATGGATCTTTATGGCGTCACCTTCAACAGCCATTCACCATTTGCCCTTGGCCTTGCCCTTGTGGCGGCAGCGGTCGGGTTTTTCTTCGCCTTCAGGCTGGCACCGGGGCTGA
- a CDS encoding branched-chain amino acid ABC transporter permease, translating into MSLFIVNILDGLVTGLLLFMLCSGLTLIFSMMGVLNFAHASFYMLGAYFAYQISLYVGFWPGLLIAPVIVGVIGALIERYGLRRVHKYGHVPELIFTFGLALLIEEIVKFFWGNSQMAFEEPSVLDFAAFSIAGNTFPAYKIFMIFVAMGIFLVLLYILTKTRIGMTIQAALSYPETVQNLGHNVPLVFMGVFGVGTAMAGLAGVIAGPTLGTSPGMAYQLGSIVFVTIVIGGLGSLWGALIASLLIGWIQTFAVTYNVRMEDILTALGFTKPQPVWDSPLQDLWTLTLPQIGPLLPFLLMVIVLAVRPQGLFGKRET; encoded by the coding sequence ATGTCACTCTTTATTGTCAACATTTTGGATGGGCTTGTCACCGGGTTGTTGCTGTTCATGCTGTGCAGCGGGTTGACGCTGATTTTCTCGATGATGGGCGTGTTGAACTTCGCACATGCGAGCTTTTACATGCTTGGTGCCTATTTCGCGTATCAGATCAGTCTTTATGTCGGGTTCTGGCCCGGTTTGTTGATCGCGCCGGTGATTGTCGGGGTGATTGGTGCGCTGATCGAGCGATACGGACTGAGGCGGGTTCATAAATATGGCCATGTGCCGGAGCTGATCTTTACCTTTGGGCTGGCGCTTTTGATCGAGGAGATCGTCAAGTTCTTCTGGGGCAATTCGCAGATGGCCTTTGAAGAGCCGAGCGTGCTTGATTTTGCCGCCTTCTCGATCGCGGGCAACACGTTTCCGGCCTACAAGATATTCATGATCTTCGTGGCGATGGGTATTTTCCTTGTGCTGCTCTATATCCTGACCAAGACCCGCATTGGCATGACTATTCAGGCCGCGCTTTCCTATCCTGAAACGGTGCAGAACCTTGGCCATAACGTGCCGCTGGTTTTCATGGGCGTGTTTGGCGTGGGCACCGCAATGGCAGGGCTTGCGGGCGTGATCGCGGGGCCGACGTTAGGCACATCGCCGGGCATGGCATACCAGTTGGGCTCGATCGTGTTCGTGACAATCGTGATTGGCGGATTGGGGAGCCTTTGGGGGGCGTTGATCGCCTCCCTTCTGATTGGCTGGATTCAGACCTTTGCCGTTACCTATAACGTGCGGATGGAGGATATTCTGACGGCTCTCGGGTTCACCAAGCCGCAACCTGTCTGGGACAGCCCGCTACAAGACCTGTGGACGCTGACCCTGCCGCAGATCGGGCCGCTATTGCCGTTTCTTCTTATGGTCATCGTGCTGGCTGTGCGCCCGCAAGGCCTTTTCGGAAAGCGTGAGACATGA